The Megalops cyprinoides isolate fMegCyp1 chromosome 22, fMegCyp1.pri, whole genome shotgun sequence genome contains a region encoding:
- the LOC118769757 gene encoding dynactin subunit 6-like, translating into MADVKQAAQKSAKIAAGAVVCVECEIRGDVTIGPRTVVHPKARIIAEAGPIVIGEGNLIEEQALIINGYPENIMPDAEGVEPKTMTIGTNNVFEVGCTSQALKIGDNNVIESKAEVGRNVILTSGCIIGACCQVNTCEVIPENTVIYGSGCMRRVQTERPQPQSLQLDFLMKILPNYHHLKKTVKANSTPAKN; encoded by the exons ATGGCGGACGTGAAGCAAGCCGCCCAGAAAAG TGCTAAAATCGCAGCTGGGGCAGTGGTCTGCGTTGAATGCGAAATAAGAGGTGATGTGACCATTG GTCCAAGGACAGTGGTCCACCCCAAGGCTCGCATCATAGCCGAGGCAGGCCCCATTGTCATCGGAGAGGGCAATTTAATCGAAGAGCAAGCTCTTATCATTAACGG ATACCCTGAAAACATTATGCCCGATGCAGAGGGCGTGGAGCCCAAGACCATGACGATCGGAACAAACAACGTCTTTGAAGTGGGATGCA CATCCCAGGCTTTGAAAATCGGGGATAACAATGTTATAGAATCCAAAG CTGAGGTGGGCAGGAATGTCATCCTCACGAGCGGCTGCATCATCGGGGCCTGCTGCCAGGTGAACACCTGCGAGGTCATCCCGGAGAACACGGTCATCTACGGCTCGGGCTGCATGCGCCGGGTCCAGACGGAGAGGCCACAG CCGCAGAGCCTCCAGCTAGATTTCCTCATGAAGATTCTTCCTAATTACCACCACCTGAAGAAAACGGTCAAAGCAAACTCCACGCCTGCAAAAAACTAG